The Asticcacaulis sp. EMRT-3 region GCGTCGAACACATTGCCTTCTGCCCGCTGCAACGCACCTCGCCCGTCAAGGCCCGTGCCCCGCCGCGTCCCTATTCCTGCGGGCCACCGTCACAGATTTAAGCTGAACGTCACGCCGCGCCCGCGTTTTACGCTGGCGCGCCTTCATGCTTATTCCTGACCAACGGACTCTCTCCATGACAACCCGCTTTCTTTTGCTGGCGCTCGCCAGTTCCGCCTCCCTGCCCGCCATCATGGCCTCCGTCGCCCAGGCCGACACGCCCACCAAAATCGTGGTGACCGGCCAGCGCCGCGCGCCCAATGTGCCGACCACGACCGAAGGCGTCACCGCCGAAGCGCTCGGCAAGGCGGTCAATGTCGTCACCCCCGAAGACACGCTGCGCTACGTGCCCAATGTGCTGATCCGTCAGCGCCATATCGGCGATACGCAAGCCCCCATCACCACGCGCACCTCCGGCGTCGGCGGTTCGGCGCGCAGCCTGATCTATGTCGATGGCATCCTGATCTCGGCCCTGATCGGCAATAACAACACCTCGGCCTCGCCGAAATGGGGCCTGATCGCACCGGAAGCCGTCAGCCGCGTCGATGTGCTGTATGGCCCGTTTTCCGCCGCCTATGCCGGTAATTCGATGGGCAGCGTCATCGAATTCACCACGCGGATGCCATCAAAGCTGGAAGGCACGCTGGAGGTGCAGGGCGGTTCGCAGGCTTTCAAAAAATATGGCGACGACGACAGTTACGGTACGGGCCGCATCGCCGGCAGCATCGGTGACCGCGCCGACCGCTTTGCCTGGCGGCTCAGCTATAATCACCTCGACACCAACGCCCAGCCCCTGACCTATGTGACGGCGGCTTCCGCGCCGGCAGGCACGACCGGCGCCTATGCCGACGCCAATCGCACCCGCGTGCCGGTGGAGGTGCTGGGCTCCGGCGGGCTGGAGCACCAGATTCAGGACAATCTGTCGGGCCGCCTGACCTATGACCTGACCCCCACCCTGACCGCGGCCTACACGTTTGGCGTCTTTAAAAATAACGATGATGCCACGGTCAATACCTATTTGCGCGATGCCAATAATGCCCCGGTCTATACCAGCGCCTTTTCCAAAGGCGTCTATCATCTCGATGAAACCCAGATCGCGCAAGCGCTGTCCCTGACCTCACATACCGGCGGCGTCTTCGATTACAGCCTGACGGCCTCGACCTTCGATTACCAGAAAAGCCATCAGCGCACACCGACCGCCGTCCTGCCCGCAGGCTTTACCGGCGGCCCCGGCACCGGTGCCTGGCTGGACGGTACGGGCTGGTACACGCTCGACGCCAAGGGCACATGGCGGCCCAATGCCGCCCATATCGTCACTTTCGGCGCGCATCAGGACGCCTTCAAGCTCAATAATCCGCAATACAGGCTGTCGGACTGGATCGACGGCGCACCCGGCACGGTCAACAGTTCGAGCGCGGGCCGCACACAGACCCAAGCCCTGTGGGTGCAGGATGCGCTCACGATCACCCCGCGCCTGAAACTCACGAGCGGTATCCGTTTCGAACATTGGCGCGCCTTTGACGGCGTCAACTATTCGGCCTCCCCGGCGCTCGATGTCCGTCAGCCCGACCTGCAACGCGACGCCGTCTCGCCCAAGCTGGTTCTGGCCTATAACCCGACGCCCGACTGGATGCTGAAGGCCTCCATCGGCGCGGCCTCACGCTTCCCGACCGTCACCGAACTGTACCAGACAGTGACGACGGGTGCTGTCCTGTCGGTGCCCAATCCGAACCTGCGGCCGGAACGCGCCGTCTCTTCGGAACTGTCGGCGGAGCGCCAGTGGGACAGTGGCAGCGCGCGCGTCTCGCTGTTCAACGAAACGATTGCCAATGCTCTGATTTCGCAGAGCGCGCCGCTCGTGGCCGGATCGTCCACCCTCTATAGCTATGTGCAGAATATCGACCGTACCCGCGCCACCGGCATTGAACTGGTAGCCGATCAGCAGGATGTGCTGATCAAGGGGCTGCAACTCTCCGGCTGGGTCACCTATGTCGATGCGAAAATCGACAAGGACACGGCCTATGCACCCGCGGTGGGCAAAAACCTGCCGCAACTGCCGAAACTGCGCGGGGCGCTGGTGGCCACCTACAGCCCGACACCCAAGCTCGACCTCACCCTGGCAGCGCGCTACAGCGACCGCAGCTTCGGCACGATCGACAATTCCGACACCTATGCCAATACCTATACCGGTTTCAGCGGCTATTTCGTCATGGACGCCCATGTCCGTTATAAGATCAACCCGCATCTGTCGGCTGAGATCGGCGTCGATAACCTCAATAACCGGTCGTATTTCCTTTACCACCCCTTCACCCAGCGCACGATCATCGCCGGGCTGAAATACAGTTACTAGAGCGTTTTCCCAAAAAGTGGATGCCACTTTTTGGATAAGAAAGAGCGATAAAACAAAGAATTAGGGGATGTCATGAAAGAACAGGCCGCGCATTTTATTCGCCTCAGCCGCAGGCTGATTGATTACCGCATGATCTGGCGGTGGCACTTCTATGCCGGCCTGTTCTGCATACCCTTTATCGTCGTTCTCTGCCTCACCGGCCCGATCTACCTGTTCAAACCGCAGATTGAGGCGGCGATAGATGCGAAATACGATCATCTGGCCTTTTCAGGCGCGCCTGCCTCAGCGCAGAGTCAGGTGGCGGCAGCCCTAAAG contains the following coding sequences:
- a CDS encoding TonB-dependent receptor, which gives rise to MTTRFLLLALASSASLPAIMASVAQADTPTKIVVTGQRRAPNVPTTTEGVTAEALGKAVNVVTPEDTLRYVPNVLIRQRHIGDTQAPITTRTSGVGGSARSLIYVDGILISALIGNNNTSASPKWGLIAPEAVSRVDVLYGPFSAAYAGNSMGSVIEFTTRMPSKLEGTLEVQGGSQAFKKYGDDDSYGTGRIAGSIGDRADRFAWRLSYNHLDTNAQPLTYVTAASAPAGTTGAYADANRTRVPVEVLGSGGLEHQIQDNLSGRLTYDLTPTLTAAYTFGVFKNNDDATVNTYLRDANNAPVYTSAFSKGVYHLDETQIAQALSLTSHTGGVFDYSLTASTFDYQKSHQRTPTAVLPAGFTGGPGTGAWLDGTGWYTLDAKGTWRPNAAHIVTFGAHQDAFKLNNPQYRLSDWIDGAPGTVNSSSAGRTQTQALWVQDALTITPRLKLTSGIRFEHWRAFDGVNYSASPALDVRQPDLQRDAVSPKLVLAYNPTPDWMLKASIGAASRFPTVTELYQTVTTGAVLSVPNPNLRPERAVSSELSAERQWDSGSARVSLFNETIANALISQSAPLVAGSSTLYSYVQNIDRTRATGIELVADQQDVLIKGLQLSGWVTYVDAKIDKDTAYAPAVGKNLPQLPKLRGALVATYSPTPKLDLTLAARYSDRSFGTIDNSDTYANTYTGFSGYFVMDAHVRYKINPHLSAEIGVDNLNNRSYFLYHPFTQRTIIAGLKYSY